In Sciurus carolinensis chromosome 4, mSciCar1.2, whole genome shotgun sequence, the sequence tcttttttttttttttttttgggtgctggggatcgaacccagggccttgtgcttacaaggcaagcactctaccgactgagctatctcccagccccaaaagtctttctctctttttttttttttggtactggggatcgaactcagggccttgcgcttgcgagacaagcactctactagctgagctatctccccagccctctttctttctttttaaaaaaaattttttttggtagttgtagatggacagaatgcctttattttatttacttatttttattatttgttctgtttagttatacatgacagcagaatgcattttgattcattgtacacaaatggagtacaacttttcacttctctggttgtatattaccctatatacatgtatcattacattcaagtaatcatacatgtacctagggtaatatttgtttatttttatgtaatgctaagggttgaactcagtgcctcacatatgctaggcaagtgctctgccacagagctacagccccagccctgttttttctttttttcttgattgtggtcctggggattgagtccaagagagatatatccccaggcctttattttttgagatagttttggtaaattgctgaggctgacctagaatttgtgattctcctgcttcagcctcctgagttgctgggattacaggtgctgggattacaggttgaaAGAAAATTTGTTCAGGTTTTTACAGAGGAATTGGGCAAGATAGATCATGTCATTCATATACTCTCAGGACTATCAATAAGCTAGCCTGGAGTCGGGGGTGCTgttgggctcagtggttgagtgcttgcctagtatgtgtgaggcactaggtttgatcctcagcaccacataaaaaataagtaaataaagttatcgtgtccatctacaactgaaaaaaaaaaaaaaaatcctagccTATGTCTAGAATATCCCTCAGTGGCCAGGTGCTGGAGGAGTAAAGGGAAAAGATTGTAAAAAGGACGATGGCTATTGAATTTTTTAGTCTAATTCTAGGCCTTTTTCTCAGTACCTGGAATAGAATCAAAACTACAATTCCCATTTCAGTCATAGACTAGCACTGAACCACAGAAAAATACAGGCTTTGGAAATAGATATAGATCAATCATGATTTAAAGTGTCTAATCTATCTTCTCATCTGTACAAGGAGATAACGACCCCCACCCCCCCATTTGTTGCTGTTGTctgtgatggggattgaacccaaggctttgtacatgctaggcaagtaagcactctaccatttagctacattcccagtctcaACAATTTCCTAAATCTGTAGAATTAAGTTAGacagtatatataaaatgtatagagTACTGTTTCACAGAGTtgctcctctccctccacccACTAGCAAGTTTAGGTGTGGTCTATTGCTGAATGCGCCAACAGCTGTTAGAATCTTCAAAGCTTGGTTTACAAAGATGAGTAATACAGTTTCTTCTTTCCaggaagtttcttttctccagtttcttccctAGTGTGTCTTAAACTTGTTTAAGGACTAATCTCTTGAGCtacttaaaaatgtatattctcaAGCCccaccccagagtttctgatttatTAGGTCTGGGGTGGGATTCTAAGAAACTgattttcccccagtactggggattgaactcagaggtgctttaacaccaatttacatttccagccccctctttttaaaagtatttttgttgttgttgttgtaaatggacacaatatctttatattattatttatttttttatgtggtgctgaggatgaatccaggacctcacacgtgctaggcaagcgctctaccattgagccacaaccccagccccccagccctttttatgtattttgtatattgagaaagggtctcattacccaggacctcacacgagctaggcaagcctctaccactaagccacaaccccagtcccccagctctttttacgtatttttatgtatttatattgaGACAGCGTCTCATTGAGGCTGGAGtcgaacttgtgattttcctgcctccgccttcccagaggctgggatatcaggcatgagccaccatgcctggctatttttatcttttaattttgagacagggtcttactaaactGCCCAGCTGGCGCTGggatttgggatcctcctgctttggctttccaagttgctgggattgctgGGGTATGCCACTGCGCTAGCTTCACTTCATCTTTTCTAGGCCCTGCCCAAAGCAGAAGAGACCTCAGTTCCTACCTTCAAAAGGTCATAAAAAGTTTTGGAAGAATCCAGATTTTAAAACACGAGAACATATAATGAAGTGAACTGTAGGTAATGAAGCGACAGCATAGAAGATACAAGTGATAATGAGAATGACATTGTCATTTGACAAAACATCAAGGCTGCCTCCACTAAAACAAGCATAAAGGAGGCAAGATGGTAGCCAGAGATTCAGGTGCCTCGGGCATAATATCCTTTAACCTCTGTGATTGCAAAAAGCAGGAACTCGGGTTATGTTGCTTCATGCTTAGGCGGTATTTGCaactgggggaggggggaggaagtGGTTCAGGAGAGCTTGACTCCAGGAGGTTCTCCAATGCACTGTAGCCTCAAATACGAGCTCTTGAAAAGTTAACTAGCGGTAAGTTTAATGTTTGGCGCATGTGTCTGGAAGAGCGTAATAAAATGGCGCTAGTTGGAGTCTCACAATAACCTTGCATACGAGTCAGCTCAGTATTAACTCAGTTTGTGAGTGCTGTCACCAGATCTGATCCCGCCCGCAATCGCAGGGATTACACCCACATTGAGAGGCATCTGCCAGCCTGTCTGCCTACCCGAGGAGGGGGTAAGACTCCAGAGGCACTTTATGAGAACGGTTAAATGAATACTTAAACGAGCCCGGGCGGTGAGGTAGAACTGCGCGCGCCGAAGGTCTGGGCTCTGACACTTGAATTGCAGAGCTCTGGTGAAGGGTACCACATAATGACTGTAAAGACATCCCTTGAGGAGAGTCAATATGGCGACGGCCTCCTCTTGGCACAGCCCTGTTCCCTCCCTCATGATGGGCGTCTCTAGTAACGCCCATTAGGCCATTTGGAGGCGGTACCAGGCTTACTTTGCTCCTTCATTGGGTTGAATAACTGAGGGAGAAGCCAATTCTCCTCTGCTCTTTCCAAGTTCCTACCCTCAGAGTTGATTCGGCTTTTAATTGGTATTTAGTTTATGTCAATATGCGTCGTATTTCGTCTCTTTTCAGTGTTAATCCAATCATAACGTTCCTGACTGCCCGCCTGATTTCTGATTGGTTTAGTTTAGCTTCATCCTGTGCTATTGGGGCCTACTTCTAATTCCCCTCCCAACCAGGACTTTGCCCAGGCATGTCCAAGATCCTGATTGGTCGCTATTCTGTCATTTCCATCAAAGTTCTCCCTATCCCTATCGCTCAGGGAGCCCGCCTGGTGATTAACTGGTTTCTTTCCAAGTCTATCATCTCTAGCTCCCACCCATCCTCACTTCCTGCCTCTTTCATTGGTTTTTAAAACTGAGGGGGCGGTCCTTTTGGGCGGACACCAGGCACGCAACTTTGCCTTACACGCCTTAGAGAAGGAACGAATATTACCATTGGGTAATCTGCCCGCCTTTCTCCTGCAAGTCCCGCCCTTCCCCCTCCTTCATTGGGCGGGGCAGCACCGAAGGGGCGGGGTCAAGGCCGGGCTTGTGGCGCGCTGCTCCCTCCTCTTTACCCCCCCCCTCCCTGTCCGGTCCGGGTTCGCTTGCCTCGTCAGCGTCCGCGTTTTTTCCAGGCCCCCCCCAACCCCCCCGGACAGGACCCCCTTGAGCTCGCCCCTCAGCTGCCACCATGAGCGGTAAGGATGAGTCCACTCCAAGCTTAGGGGTGGAAGGGTAGTGAGGGGGCGCGCGCGAGGGCCGACCGGGCGGTCCCCGCCGTGAGGGGGGGCGGgcgggaggcggcggcggcggccttGGTCCCGCCCGGGgcggagggaagggagggagaaggggcagtGGCGGGGCCTCCGAGGAGGAGGGGGATGGGCCGCCCGCCCCGGGGGAGGGGGCAGCGTGGCCTCGCCCGCCCCCTGCCCGCCCCGGCCACGGGGGACGGGCTTTACCCCCCACTACTGGGCCGCCCGCCTGAGGCTCCTCCCGCCAGGGGCTGGCGCCGCGGGGGCGGCCCGAGCAGTGCAGGCCCCGCCCGAGCCAACCGCCTCCCTGGCCCGCCCTCTGGTCGCTGCCTGCCCCAAGGCCCTCCCCCCCCCAACCCGGTAagtttccctccccccccccccgcggTCCCGCCCTTTCCACGCCCCTCACCCCGAAaccgccctttttttttttttttttttttttttaagggcccGCCTCTAGCTCTGAAACCTCCTGATTTCCAATCCCTAGACCCCCTAAGCCCATTGCTAGTATTCACAAATGTTTCCCCACTCAtactttttgcctcttttttcccacttttcctttttctcttactttttatacttgtatttttctttcttcatctctttctacCCTAATTTTAGCAAGCTTTCCATGTACCCACATGTTGATTTTTGCCTTACCCATTCTCCTTTTCTCCCCaggattttttattattttgaaactctTTCAACGTTGTCTACCACTCCTCACATTTCCTATCCCCAAAGCACTTTATGAGTGTTTTCTGAGTTTAATTTTGTGCATGGGGAAAATTGAGACTTGCTTTTGGCATCACTGAGCCTAGTTCATGTCCTGTAGGCTCTAGGATTCCTCTTGTGCAGATCCATTTTCTTTGCACTGGTGACTTTCATCTTCCTGTTAGTCATTACAGATTTCATCATAGTCTAATAGCCTTTACCCTTCTTCACTTTATCCCCTGCTCCCCAgtttaagttgtttatcttttgtttttagaCCAAGATCACTCCATGGATGAAATAACAGCAGTGGTGAAGATTGAAAAAGGAGTTGGTGGCAGTAATGGGGGCAATGGAAATGGTGGTGGTGCCTTTTCTCAGACTCGAAGCAGCAGCACaggcagtagcagcagcagtggaggaggaggtggaggaggaggagggcaggtgAGTGATCATCAGAGTGGGGAAGGTGTTGAGAGGATGTAAATATTCTTAGAAATTGCTTTAATCTTCACAgaaaactttttagaaaaaaaaaactaaatgttatagaaagagaaataagcaTAGGGAGGCAAGTGACTTGGATATTCCCTAAAAATGAGAGTTTTAGCAATACCTGAAGGTCAgggtttttttgatttttctttttttttttccaatgctgggattgaacctgggcatgcactctaccactgactccCATTCCCAAACACAGGcaggtttttatttctgttttttttttttttcccccccctctTTGTCTACATGGcattggtggtttttttttttttttgccccctaGGCTAGCAGATAGGTGTCACTaactcctttcctctcctctattTTCTGGCCAGGAATCCCAGCCATCCCCTTTGGCTCTGCTGGCAGCAACCTGCAGCAGAATTGAGTCACCCAATGAGAACAGCAACAACTCCCAGGGTCCAAGCCAGTCAGGGGGCACAGGTGAGCTTGACCTCACAGCCGCACAACTTTCACAGGGTGCCAATGGCTGGCAGatcatctcttcctcctctggggcTACTCCTACCTCAAAGGAACAGAGTGGCAACAGTACCAATGGCAGCAGTGGCAATGAGTCTTCCAAGAATCGCACAGTATCTGGTGGGCAGTATGTTGTGGCCGCCACCTCCAACTTACAGAACCAGCAAGTTCTGACAGGACTGCCTGGAGTGATGCCTAACATTCAATATCAAGTAATCCCACAGTTCCAAACCGTTGATGGTCAGCAGCTGCAGTTTGCTGCCACTGGGGCACAAGTGCAGCAGGATGGTTCTGGTCAAATACAGATCATACCAGGTGCAAACCAGCAGATCATCACAAATCGAGGAAGTGGAGGCAACATCATTGCTGCTATGCCAAACCTACTCCAGCAGGCTGTACCCCTCCAAGGCCTGGCTAATAATGTGCTCTCAGGACAGACTCAATATGTGACCAATGTACCAGTGGCCTTGAATGGGAATATTACCTTGCTACCTGTCAACAGTGTTTCTGCAGCTACCTTGACTCCCAGCTCTCAAGCAGTCACGATTAGCAGCTCTGGGTCCCAGGAGAGTGTCTCACAGCCTGTCACCTCAGGGACTGCCATCAGTTCTGCCAGCTTGGTGTCATCACAAGCCAGTTCCAGCTCCTTTTTCACCAATGCCAATAGCTACTCAACAACTACTACCACCAGCAACATGGGAATTATGAACTTTACCACCAGCGGATCATCAGGGACCAATTCTCAAGGCCAGACACCCCAGAGGGTTAGTGGGCTACAGGGGTCTGATGCCTTGAACATCCAGCAGAACCAGACATCTGGAGGTTCACTGCAAGCAAATCAGCAAAAAGAAGGAGAACAAAACCAGCAGACACAGCAACAACAAATTCTTATTCAGCCTCAGTTAGTTCAAGGGGGACAGGCTCTTCAGGCCCTCCAAGCAGCACCATTGTCAGGGCAGACCTTTACAACTCAAGCTATCTCCCAGGAAACCCTCCAGAACCTCCAGCTTCAGGCTGTTCCAAACTCTGGCCCCATCATCATCCGGACACCAACAGTGGGGCCCAATGGACAGGTCAGTTGGCAAACTCTTCAGCTGCAGAACCTCCAAGTTCAGAACCCACAGGCCCAGACAATCACTTTGGCCCCAATGCAGGGTGTTTCCTTGGGGCAGACCAGCAGCAGCAACACCACCCTTACACCCATTGCCTCAGCTGCCTCCATCCCTGCCGGCACTGTCACTGTGAATGCTGCTCAGCTCTCCTCCATGCCAGGCCTCCAGACCATTAACCTCAGTGCACTGGGTACTTCAGGAATTCAGGTGCACCAACTTCCAGGCCTGCCGTTGGCTATAGCAAATACCCCAGGTAAGACTTTCAGTCTTTTgcattcatctgtttatttttgtgtcaCTTGGAACTGAAccgggggcactctaccactgagctgcatccccagccctttttatttttatttgttgttgatactgggaattaaaaCCAGAATGCTTTACCAGTGGGctacatcctttttattttgaaacagggtaacATTACTGAGGGTCTGATAGACTTAAGGTATGCCCTGATGCACCCAGCTAAAGGTCATTACATGGGCCTTAGGCAGTAGTGGCCTTGAAAAAAcactttaacttatttatttacttttgcattGCTGGcggttgaacctagggccttgtgcagactaggcaagcactctaccactgagctacacccccaaccctcctttttatttttcagtttgagacagtctcaccaagttgcccctGCTGACCTCtaactgtgatcttcctgcctctaccttctgagtagctgggattataggcatgtatcactaTGCCAGGCAATCTTTTGCATTTATTAGGAAGTAACTCTAGACTTAACTGAAACTGTTAAGTCTAAAGAAGGGAGTggaagccgggtgcagtggcgcacacctgtaatcacagtgatttgggaggctgagtcaggaggattgccagttcatagccagccttggcaacttagtgaagttctaagcaacttagcaagaccatatcttaaaatgaaaaataaattaaaagactggggatatccctcagtggttaaatacccctggtgccaaaaaaaagggggggagatAGAACCTTTTGGGGTGACACTTTCTCAAGGACTAATCGTTTAGGCAAGTGAATTAGAAAAGTAACAATGATGGGCCTTGTGGTGTACATCTATAGTCCTAGCAACTtggggagactaaggcaggaggatcagaagttagaggccagccttaggaacttagtgaggccctatgcaatttagtgagaccctatcttaaaaaacaaaggactggggatgtggctcagtagttgagcacctctgtgttcagttcctgataccaaaacaataATAACTAAAAGAACTGTCTCCCCTCAcactaatacatatttttaataagctTCCTAGATGAATCTGATAACTTTCTAGATAGAGAATAACTTCTTAGACTGCTTTGAAAGTACCATGTATGtttggagagggagaagaaagacaaGGAGTGAGGTCAGGAATGGAGTACAGATTTGGTGTTGAGAGGGCTTAGAAATAAGAGCTTTGAAGGAAAGAGATATGTATTGGAATCTATATTGAATCAGTTGACCACAATATTCggtctttctcattttattttatattttggtaccagggattgaatccagggctacattcccagccctttttattttgagacaaggtctcactaagttgcttagggccttgctaaattgctgagactgtccttaaatttcagtttttacttcaatcaccttttttttttttttttttttttgttactgatgTTTGAACCCAGAATCACTTAACCACAGaacacatcaccagcccttttatttttattttattttattttggtattgggggttgaacccaggagtgcttaaccactggaccacatccccagtccttttttttcatatttttattagagacagggtctcactgagttgcttagggcctcccgaaatttctgaggttggccttgaacttggaatcttcctgcctcgacttcctgaatcactgggattacagacatgcaccactgcacccagctccccacaccccaccctacctgcccatttttttttttttttttttttttttttaatgtatttaggATTAAACTCCAGCACTGTACCAATGagctaccactgagccctttttagttgttattttatgactggttctctctaaattgcctaggctggccatttgtgatcctgcctcagccttccaagtagctgggattacaggcatgtgcacacTGCACTGGGCTTAGctcatataaatttttatattctgctatgatacatgaaaattattttggaaaatagtttaatATCACCAAAATTCTACTTAGATTGGACCATATGTGTGTGCTCGTGAAGTATTTTGTTATGGAGTTCTTGttccatttagatttttttttaagattggttcttgttgagtgcctgggttcaaatcctcagcacggcaaaaaaaaaaaagaaagaaagattggtTCTTATATAAATGGGGATAAAACAAATTAGGCAACCATGTTTCCTGTCTGCTACCATTTTGGAAACTGAGAGGAAAAAGTCTGCTCGAATTCTCTAGAATTCTTAAGTTCATGTGATGTGTTTAAAATGACTACATTTTGAGCTTTAATGAGacaataaaatttttcttagtgAATTGGAGATCTTAGAGTAGAAAGTTAGAGCTAGAAGGGACCTAAGAAATCATCTAGTAcaactgtctttttttcttttcttttttttttctggtaccacaaattgaacccaggggcaattaaccactgatccacatccccagcccttttatttatttattttttttgaagcaggttctcactaagttgcttagggcctcactaagttgctgagactggctttgaacttgtgattctcctgtctcagcctcctgagccattgggattacaggtgtgcaccactgtacccggcACAACTGTCTTGTTTTctggatgaggaaattgagatatGGAGAGGCGGGTCAGTGATGTGACAATAGCCAAAGCTGGAGTTTGTGGTTAATTCTCCTAGTCCAGGATATTCCTGTTAGTTTGCACTTGGGACTTGAGAAATCCTTTAAATTGttaaatatgttttagaaaaGGAGTCTTTGCTTGATGAATGTTGTAGAAGTGACAGGTCTATTATAGACTAAAGTTTAatgggagaagaaatgaaagttttattaaaaataatctcaaGAACTTGGAAAATTAGACATTTTCTGGGTAATCTACATCAGCATGTtagttttctctttgcttttaggTTTTATTCAGAAATTTACTCTTCAGAGGAAGGTAAGGCTGTGGAATTGTTCAAGCTATTAATTTGGGTCCTTGTAGTTTCTATAGGGTTTATAACTTAGACTCTAGAGAACAGTTCTGAGGTACTCTCATTGTTAAATCATGCTGTGGGAAATTCTGCTATTTAATATGTCATAGAATAGGGCAATCTAGTTGTTGATGGTCCTTGAACTCAAGAAAATGCATACATTTCTGTAAGTTATTAGCAATTTGACCTTCACTAATGAGAGATTAACACACTGAAAGGCCATTTTTTGACAGTTAAGATTGTTTGCTTCATTAACAGTGGTccaagtttcctttttttctgtctaGTCATAGTTTGTGTAATATACTGcccctgctttttttctttggtagtgctgggggattgaactcaggaccttctgcatgatgctaggcaagtgctctaacactaagcTGCACCTCCAAGCCCCTTTAAttaatcagactttttttttttttttggctacacAGGGGCTAGAACATGACTTtatgcatgccaagcaagtgctctacaactgagccataCCTCCAGCTTAATcagactgtattttttttttttttaagtatatggagggttgaacccagggacttaat encodes:
- the Sp1 gene encoding transcription factor Sp1 isoform X4, which translates into the protein MSDQDHSMDEITAVVKIEKGVGGSNGGNGNGGGAFSQTRSSSTGSSSSSGGGGGGGGGQESQPSPLALLAATCSRIESPNENSNNSQGPSQSGGTGELDLTAAQLSQGANGWQIISSSSGATPTSKEQSGNSTNGSSGNESSKNRTVSGGQYVVAATSNLQNQQVLTGLPGVMPNIQYQVIPQFQTVDGQQLQFAATGAQVQQDGSGQIQIIPGANQQIITNRGSGGNIIAAMPNLLQQAVPLQGLANNVLSGQTQYVTNVPVALNGNITLLPVNSVSAATLTPSSQAVTISSSGSQESVSQPVTSGTAISSASLVSSQASSSSFFTNANSYSTTTTTSNMGIMNFTTSGSSGTNSQGQTPQRVSGLQGSDALNIQQNQTSGGSLQANQQKEGEQNQQTQQQQILIQPQLVQGGQALQALQAAPLSGQTFTTQAISQETLQNLQLQAVPNSGPIIIRTPTVGPNGQVSWQTLQLQNLQVQNPQAQTITLAPMQGVSLGQTSSSNTTLTPIASAASIPAGTVTVNAAQLSSMPGLQTINLSALGTSGIQVHQLPGLPLAIANTPGDHGAQLGLHGAGGDGIHDDTAGGEEGENSPDPQPQAGRRTRREACTCPYCKDSEGRGSGDPGKKKQHICHIQGCGKVYGKTSHLRAHLRWHTGERPFMCTWSYCGKRFTRSDELQRHKRTHTEEAPDPASCLAPKWNQLLLLSPSSSKPFSLFQEKLGGYIP
- the Sp1 gene encoding transcription factor Sp1 isoform X1, whose amino-acid sequence is MSDQDHSMDEITAVVKIEKGVGGSNGGNGNGGGAFSQTRSSSTGSSSSSGGGGGGGGGQESQPSPLALLAATCSRIESPNENSNNSQGPSQSGGTGELDLTAAQLSQGANGWQIISSSSGATPTSKEQSGNSTNGSSGNESSKNRTVSGGQYVVAATSNLQNQQVLTGLPGVMPNIQYQVIPQFQTVDGQQLQFAATGAQVQQDGSGQIQIIPGANQQIITNRGSGGNIIAAMPNLLQQAVPLQGLANNVLSGQTQYVTNVPVALNGNITLLPVNSVSAATLTPSSQAVTISSSGSQESVSQPVTSGTAISSASLVSSQASSSSFFTNANSYSTTTTTSNMGIMNFTTSGSSGTNSQGQTPQRVSGLQGSDALNIQQNQTSGGSLQANQQKEGEQNQQTQQQQILIQPQLVQGGQALQALQAAPLSGQTFTTQAISQETLQNLQLQAVPNSGPIIIRTPTVGPNGQVSWQTLQLQNLQVQNPQAQTITLAPMQGVSLGQTSSSNTTLTPIASAASIPAGTVTVNAAQLSSMPGLQTINLSALGTSGIQVHQLPGLPLAIANTPGDHGAQLGLHGAGGDGIHDDTAGGEEGENSPDPQPQAGRRTRREACTCPYCKDSEGRGSGDPGKKKQHICHIQGCGKVYGKTSHLRAHLRWHTGERPFMCTWSYCGKRFTRSDELQRHKRTHTGEKKFACPECPKRFMRSDHLSKHIKTHQNKKGGPGVALSVGTLPLDSGAGSEGSGTATPSALIATNMVAMEAICPEGIARLANSGINVMQVADLQSINISGNGF
- the Sp1 gene encoding transcription factor Sp1 isoform X3 gives rise to the protein MSDQDHSMDEITAVVKIEKGVGGSNGGNGNGGGAFSQTRSSSTGSSSSSGGGGGGGGGQGANGWQIISSSSGATPTSKEQSGNSTNGSSGNESSKNRTVSGGQYVVAATSNLQNQQVLTGLPGVMPNIQYQVIPQFQTVDGQQLQFAATGAQVQQDGSGQIQIIPGANQQIITNRGSGGNIIAAMPNLLQQAVPLQGLANNVLSGQTQYVTNVPVALNGNITLLPVNSVSAATLTPSSQAVTISSSGSQESVSQPVTSGTAISSASLVSSQASSSSFFTNANSYSTTTTTSNMGIMNFTTSGSSGTNSQGQTPQRVSGLQGSDALNIQQNQTSGGSLQANQQKEGEQNQQTQQQQILIQPQLVQGGQALQALQAAPLSGQTFTTQAISQETLQNLQLQAVPNSGPIIIRTPTVGPNGQVSWQTLQLQNLQVQNPQAQTITLAPMQGVSLGQTSSSNTTLTPIASAASIPAGTVTVNAAQLSSMPGLQTINLSALGTSGIQVHQLPGLPLAIANTPGDHGAQLGLHGAGGDGIHDDTAGGEEGENSPDPQPQAGRRTRREACTCPYCKDSEGRGSGDPGKKKQHICHIQGCGKVYGKTSHLRAHLRWHTGERPFMCTWSYCGKRFTRSDELQRHKRTHTGEKKFACPECPKRFMRSDHLSKHIKTHQNKKGGPGVALSVGTLPLDSGAGSEGSGTATPSALIATNMVAMEAICPEGIARLANSGINVMQVADLQSINISGNGF
- the Sp1 gene encoding transcription factor Sp1 isoform X2, whose protein sequence is MDEITAVVKIEKGVGGSNGGNGNGGGAFSQTRSSSTGSSSSSGGGGGGGGGQESQPSPLALLAATCSRIESPNENSNNSQGPSQSGGTGELDLTAAQLSQGANGWQIISSSSGATPTSKEQSGNSTNGSSGNESSKNRTVSGGQYVVAATSNLQNQQVLTGLPGVMPNIQYQVIPQFQTVDGQQLQFAATGAQVQQDGSGQIQIIPGANQQIITNRGSGGNIIAAMPNLLQQAVPLQGLANNVLSGQTQYVTNVPVALNGNITLLPVNSVSAATLTPSSQAVTISSSGSQESVSQPVTSGTAISSASLVSSQASSSSFFTNANSYSTTTTTSNMGIMNFTTSGSSGTNSQGQTPQRVSGLQGSDALNIQQNQTSGGSLQANQQKEGEQNQQTQQQQILIQPQLVQGGQALQALQAAPLSGQTFTTQAISQETLQNLQLQAVPNSGPIIIRTPTVGPNGQVSWQTLQLQNLQVQNPQAQTITLAPMQGVSLGQTSSSNTTLTPIASAASIPAGTVTVNAAQLSSMPGLQTINLSALGTSGIQVHQLPGLPLAIANTPGDHGAQLGLHGAGGDGIHDDTAGGEEGENSPDPQPQAGRRTRREACTCPYCKDSEGRGSGDPGKKKQHICHIQGCGKVYGKTSHLRAHLRWHTGERPFMCTWSYCGKRFTRSDELQRHKRTHTGEKKFACPECPKRFMRSDHLSKHIKTHQNKKGGPGVALSVGTLPLDSGAGSEGSGTATPSALIATNMVAMEAICPEGIARLANSGINVMQVADLQSINISGNGF